A stretch of Oryza brachyantha chromosome 4, ObraRS2, whole genome shotgun sequence DNA encodes these proteins:
- the LOC102722210 gene encoding protein EI24 homolog: MAPSLASQAKPAAVLWLAGFLQAARLHRVVSFCASSRPLSVRIAQCFLLNGFIFLGSLLTLKSVVIPMLSWILPEECSQLQGQHLCGHTVAVATYSFLRSVLIQIFYVFWFYPLYIFSFILSTLWYNDIAKHALDVVKSKSLDATKALDAHTISESTERPEGFDGVAIGIGEQVYSILLLTIFFIEVSVIGYVPYFGKAINFLLLSLMYAYYCFEYKWNFFAVSLNERLDFFESNWAFFAGFGSPCVLPIFFFSPLASYGVMAILYPLFVLTAAGTQAERVIDQLKPSHGGKLQRIPVFFVAKRLTTQVLQLFPEVQKEQ, translated from the exons ATGGCGCCGTCGCTTGCGTCGCAAGCCAAGCCCGCGGCCGTGCTCTGGCTCGCCGGGTTCCTCCAGGCCGCGCGCCTCCACCGCGTCGTCTCCTTCTGCGCCAG CTCGAGGCCTCTGTCGGTCAGGATCGCGCAGTGCTTCCTGCTCAACGGGTTCATCTTCCTGGGGAG CTTGTTAACGCTGAAATCGGTGGTCATTCCAATGCTTTCGTGGATACTACCTGAGGAATGCAGTCAGTTGCAAGGGCAGCATCTGTGTGGCCACACAGTAGCTGTAGCGACCTATTCATTCCTACGCTCTGTTCTTATTCAGATATTCTAT GTATTTTGGTTTTATCCACTTTACATCTTCAGCTTCATATTGAGTACACTATG GTATAATGACATTGCTAAGCATGCTTTGGATGTTGTGAAAAGCAAGAGCCTAGATGCAACTAAAGCATTGGATGCTCACACCATATCTGAATCAACAGAGAGGCCTGAAGGATTTGATGG GGTTGCAATTGGTATTGGAGAACAGGTCTATTCAATTCTTCTTTTGACTATTTTCTTTATTGAG GTTTCAGTGATTGGTTACGTACCTTACTTTGGGAAGGCTATAAATTTCCTTCTATTGTCTTTGATGTATGCCTACTACTGCTTCGA GTACAAGTGGAACTTCTTTGCAGTGAGTCTGAATGAGCGGCTTGATTTCTTTGAGTCAAATTGGGCTTTCTTTGCTGGATTTG GTAGTCCATGTGTCCTTccaattttcttcttctctcctcttgCAAGTTATGGTGTAATGGCAATACTCTATCCACTG TTTGTGTTGACTGCTGCAGGTACCCAGGCAGAGAGAGTAATTGATCAACTGAAACCTTCGCATGGAGGGAAACTGCAGAGAATACCTGTGTTCTTCGTAGCAAAGCGACTAAC GACGCAAGTGCTGCAATTGTTTCCAGAGGTACAAAAAGAACAATGA